From Oreochromis aureus strain Israel breed Guangdong linkage group 4, ZZ_aureus, whole genome shotgun sequence, a single genomic window includes:
- the ppap2d gene encoding phosphatidic acid phosphatase type 2D codes for MQKLNSTGTHGSMLPQDEELQRRLADSGGSGEGKENGAGKQFLTQPEVESSFCTKRKMLVCLDVLCLCIASIPFFACEMKFVTPYKRGFFCGDPSITYPNITTEAIPDSLLIAGGIAITGVAIAVGECYRVRFRGVHSRAFVRNCYVSCLYKELGSFLFGCCVGQSLTNMAKLSVGRLRPNFLDVCNITYASINCKEGSYVPAESIVCSAQKKLEEEARKSFFSGHASFAMYTMLYLAFYLQARLSWRGARLLRPLIQFFLVMIAIYTGLSRISDYRHHPTDVLTGFIQGGLTAYWVAFYISPMFKPCARPDRSPTSMSLESPLSSQQTVC; via the exons ATGCAGAAGTTAAATTCCACCGGTACTCACGGCAGCATGCTCCCCCAGGATGAGGAGCTCCAGCGGCGGTTAGCTGACAGCGGAGGATCCGGGGAAGGGAAGGAGAACGGGGCTGGGAAACAATTCCTCACCCAACCTGAGGTGGAAAGCTCGTTTTGCACCAAGAGGAAGATGCTTGTTTGTTTGGATGTGTTATGCCTTTGTATTG CCTCCATCCCATTTTTTGCATGCGAGATGAAGTTTGTGACTCCCTACAAACGAGGCTTTTTCTGCGGAGACCCCAGCATCACTTATCCCAACATAACGACCGAGGCCATCCCCGACAGCTTGCTCATCGCTGGTGGCATCGCCATCACTGGTGTAGCG aTCGCTGTAGGTGAATGCTATCGTGTACGTTTCCGAGGTGTGCACTCACGGGCTTTTGTTAGAAACTGCTATGTGTCATGCCTGTACAAGGAACTGGGAAGTTTCCTGTTTGGCTGTTGTGTTGGTCAGTCTCTCACCAACATGGCCAAGCTAAGCGTAGGTCGCCTGAGACCCAACTTCCTGGATGTGTGCAACATCACATATGCATCCATTAACTGCAAGGAAGGCAGCTATGTCCCTGCAGAGTCCATAGTCTGCAGTGCGCAAAAgaagttggaggaggaggcaag GAAGTCCTTCTTTTCCGGCCATGCTTCCTTCGCGATGTACACAATGCTCTATCTGGCA ttCTACCTGCAGGCACGGCTGTCGTGGCGAGGAGCTCGGCTATTGCGCCCACTTATACAGTTCTTCTTAGTGATGATCGCTATCTACACCGGATTGAGCCGCATCTCAGACTACCGTCACCATCCCACTGACGTCCTCACAGGCTTTATCCAAGGAGGGCTCACCGCATACTGGGTG GCCTTCTATATCTCCCCCATGTTTAAGCCCTGCGCCCGCCCAGACCGGTCTCCCACTAGCATGTCCCTGGAGAGTCCACTGTCCAGCCAGCAAACCGTCTGTTAG
- the tnfsf14 gene encoding tumor necrosis factor ligand superfamily member 14, which translates to MEKIKYPSVCVVDTHATRPPVPPRLIQVRKKTGVAQILLYMLVSVALCGMVIEACFIYGLYQAEHTNSESISKLIGGADVTTPTKQPSYDILPSKPVAHLTDGQDLTHEKRKMAWSMNADPLLYEMTYEDKELKIQKEGYYYVYSKVFFSDSDTFQHRISMHTDRYRGNITLLQSRKYSSHSKKTQSNSYLGGVFHLYQNDGIFVDVSDTAKIVRHKPYENVFGAYMI; encoded by the exons ATGGAGAAGATTAAAtatccctctgtgtgtgtggtggacACCCATGCCACACGGCCTCCGGTGCCCCCCAGGCTGATCCAGGTGCGAAAAAAGACCGGGGTGGCTCAGATCCTGCTCTACATGCTGGTAAGCGTGGCGCTGTGCGGCATGGTCATAGAAGCATGCTTCATCTATGGACTCTACCAGGCTGAACAT ACCAACTCAGAATCAATCTCTAAGCTCATCGGAG GTGCCGATGTTACAACTCCCACTAAACAACCCAGTTATGATATTCTTCCCTCCAAACCAGTTGCACATCTGACAg ATGGACAAGATTTAACtcatgaaaaaaggaaaatggcaTGGAGCATGAATGCAGACCCTCTCCTCTATGAAATGACCTACGAagacaaagaacttaaaattcAGAAAGAGGGTTATTACTATGTCTATTCCAAGGTTTTCTTCTCAGACAGCGACACATTCCAGCATCGTATTAGCATGCATACTGACAGGTATCGCGGGAATATCACCCTCCTGCAGTCCAGGAAATATTCTTCACATTCAAAAAAAACACAGTCCAACAGTTACCTGGGTGGAGTGTTTCACCTTTATCAGAATGATGGTATTTTTGTGGACGTGAGTGACACTGCAAAAATTGTACGCCACAAACCCTATGAGAATGTCTTTGGTGCCTATATGATATAA
- the LOC120439783 gene encoding uncharacterized protein LOC120439783, whose amino-acid sequence MPEPTQNFQNRILVLWNTVITILLIVLFVLYFTDGHKGLENSAVKSSKISSTEERWTTTTPPSTVSIKGKMLSFQFSTDGSNLTWKQIQSDKTLLSKVNNGLSTNVDGYYFLNLQITVDPGCRITDQSSVSLVHIREDKSKQTPLQGSINKETNSTGILSKVVESGAGEMLIFNISKSILDCVDTNESKTHLDIIFMPRPWM is encoded by the exons ATGCCGGAGCCTACCCAGAATTTCCAGAACCGTATCCTCGTGTTGTGGAACACCGTAATCACAATATTGCTAATTGTGCTCTTCGTCCTATACTTCACAGACGGACATAAAGGCTTG GAAAATAGTGCTGTAAAATCATCCAAAATTTCCTCCACGGAAGAGAGATGG ACAACCACCACCCCCCCTAGCACCGTCtcaattaaaggaaaaatgctCAGCTTTCAGTTTAGCACAg ATGGAAGTAATTTAACATGGAAGCAAATTCAATCAGATAAAACCCTGCTTTCAAAAGTCAACAATGGCCTGAGCACGAACGTGGATGGATACTATTTCCTAAATCTTCAGATTACAGTGGATCCAGGCTGTCGCATAACAGATCAATCCAGTGTGAGCCTGGTGCACATACGGGAGGACAAAAGTAAACAAACTCCCCTACAGGGCTCGattaacaaagaaacaaacagcacaGGTATTCTCAGCAAGGTAGTGGAGTCCGGTGCTGGAGAGATGCTGATATTCAACATTAGTAAGTCAATACTCGATTGTGTTGATACAAATGAGAGTAAAACTCACCTGGATATCATCTTCATGCCACGGCCTTGGATGTAA